The following proteins are encoded in a genomic region of Vicugna pacos chromosome 16, VicPac4, whole genome shotgun sequence:
- the ANKRD40 gene encoding ankyrin repeat domain-containing protein 40 isoform X1, with amino-acid sequence MSALLEQKEQQERLREAAALGDIREVQKLVESGVDVNSQNEVNGWTCLHWACKRNHGQVVSYLLKSGADKEILTTKGEMPVQLTSRSEIRKIMGVEDDDDDSDDLPQLKKESELPFVPNYLANPAFPFIYTPVAEDSAQLQNGGPSTPPASPPAVGSPPLLPPGDPPLLGAFPRDHTSLALVQNGDVSAPSAILRTPESTKPGPVCQPPVSQSRSLFSSVPSKPPVSLDPQNGTYAGPAPAFQPFFFTGAFPFNMQELVLKVRIQNPSLRENDFIEIELDRQELTYQELLRVSCCELGVNPDQVEKIRKLPNTLDKDVARLQDFQELELVLMISENNFLFRNAASTLTERPCYNRRASKLTY; translated from the exons ATGAGCGCTCTCCTAGAGCAGAAGGAGCAGCAGGAGAGGCTGCGGGAGGCCGCGGCCTTGGGGGACATTCGGGAGGTGCAGAAACTGGTGGAGAGCGGGGTGGATGTGAACTCCCAAAATGAGGTCAACGGCTG GACCTGTTTACACTGGGCATGTAAACGCAATCATGGTCAGGTGGTCTCTTACTTGTTAAAATCAGGAGCTGACAAAGAGATTCTTACCACAAAGGGAGAAATGCCAGTTCAATTAACATCAAGGAGTGAAATCAGGAAGATTATGGGAG tggaagatgatgatgatgacagcgATGACCTCCCGCAGCTGAAGAAGGAGTCAGAGCTACCTTTTGTTCCCAACTATTTGGCCAACCCAGCCTTCCCTTTTATCTATACCCCTGTGGCAGAGGATTCAGCCCAGCTGCAGAATGGGGGCCCCTCCACACCTCCTGCATCACCCCCTGCTGTTGGCTCACCTCCGTTGCTGCCCCCTGGGGACCCTCCCCTGCTTGGGGCCTTTCCACGGGACCACACCTCTTTGGCACTGGTTCAGAACGGGGATGTGTCTGCCCCCTCTGCCattctcagaacaccagaaagcACAAAACCCGGTCCTGTTTGTCAGCCACCAGTGAGTCAGAGTCGCTCCCTGTTCTCTTCCGTCCCGTCCAAGCCACCAGTGTCTCTGGACCCTCAAAATGGGACGTATGCAGGACCAGCGCCAGCGTTCCAGCCGTTTTTCTTCACCGGCGCATTTCCATTCAATATGCAAG AGCTAGTACTCAAGGTGAGGATTCAGAACCCATCTCTTCGAGAAAATGATTTCATTGAAATTGAACTGGACCGACAGGAGCTCACCTACCAAGAATTGCTCAGAGTGAGTTGCTGTGAGCTGGGTGTTAATCCTGATCAAGTGGAGAAGATCAGAAAGTTACCCAATACTCTG GACAAAGATGTTGCTCGACTCCAAGATTTCCAAGAACTGGAACTGGTTCTGATGAtaagtgaaaataattttctgttcaGAAATGCTGCATCCACACTGACTGAAAGGCCTTGCTACAACAGGAGAGCTTCAAAACTGACTTACTGA
- the ANKRD40 gene encoding ankyrin repeat domain-containing protein 40 isoform X2, which produces MSALLEQKEQQERLREAAALGDIREVQKLVESGVDVNSQNEVNGWTCLHWACKRNHGQVVSYLLKSGADKEILTTKGEMPVQLTSRSEIRKIMGVEDDDDDSDDLPQLKKESELPFVPNYLANPAFPFIYTPVAEDSAQLQNGGPSTPPASPPAVGSPPLLPPGDPPLLGAFPRDHTSLALVQNGDVSAPSAILRTPESTKPGPVCQPPVSQSRSLFSSVPSKPPVSLDPQNGTYAGPAPAFQPFFFTGAFPFNMQELVLKVRIQNPSLRENDFIEIELDRQELTYQELLRVSCCELGVNPDQVEKIRKLPNTLVRKDKDVARLQDFQELELVLMISENNFLFRNAASTLTERPCYNRRASKLTY; this is translated from the exons ATGAGCGCTCTCCTAGAGCAGAAGGAGCAGCAGGAGAGGCTGCGGGAGGCCGCGGCCTTGGGGGACATTCGGGAGGTGCAGAAACTGGTGGAGAGCGGGGTGGATGTGAACTCCCAAAATGAGGTCAACGGCTG GACCTGTTTACACTGGGCATGTAAACGCAATCATGGTCAGGTGGTCTCTTACTTGTTAAAATCAGGAGCTGACAAAGAGATTCTTACCACAAAGGGAGAAATGCCAGTTCAATTAACATCAAGGAGTGAAATCAGGAAGATTATGGGAG tggaagatgatgatgatgacagcgATGACCTCCCGCAGCTGAAGAAGGAGTCAGAGCTACCTTTTGTTCCCAACTATTTGGCCAACCCAGCCTTCCCTTTTATCTATACCCCTGTGGCAGAGGATTCAGCCCAGCTGCAGAATGGGGGCCCCTCCACACCTCCTGCATCACCCCCTGCTGTTGGCTCACCTCCGTTGCTGCCCCCTGGGGACCCTCCCCTGCTTGGGGCCTTTCCACGGGACCACACCTCTTTGGCACTGGTTCAGAACGGGGATGTGTCTGCCCCCTCTGCCattctcagaacaccagaaagcACAAAACCCGGTCCTGTTTGTCAGCCACCAGTGAGTCAGAGTCGCTCCCTGTTCTCTTCCGTCCCGTCCAAGCCACCAGTGTCTCTGGACCCTCAAAATGGGACGTATGCAGGACCAGCGCCAGCGTTCCAGCCGTTTTTCTTCACCGGCGCATTTCCATTCAATATGCAAG AGCTAGTACTCAAGGTGAGGATTCAGAACCCATCTCTTCGAGAAAATGATTTCATTGAAATTGAACTGGACCGACAGGAGCTCACCTACCAAGAATTGCTCAGAGTGAGTTGCTGTGAGCTGGGTGTTAATCCTGATCAAGTGGAGAAGATCAGAAAGTTACCCAATACTCTGGTAAGAAAG GACAAAGATGTTGCTCGACTCCAAGATTTCCAAGAACTGGAACTGGTTCTGATGAtaagtgaaaataattttctgttcaGAAATGCTGCATCCACACTGACTGAAAGGCCTTGCTACAACAGGAGAGCTTCAAAACTGACTTACTGA